The following are from one region of the Pseudomonas putida genome:
- the nadC gene encoding carboxylating nicotinate-nucleotide diphosphorylase, producing MPNLRLADLTAEIEANVRRALLEDIGSGDITAQLIPAERLAKATIITREDCVIAGTAWVDAVFRQLDPRVAVHWQVADGERATANQPLFHLEGPARSLLSGERSALNFLQMLSGVATRARFLADLVEGTQVRLLDTRKTLPGLRLAQKYAVTCGGCDNHRIGLYDAFLIKENHIAASGGVAAAVAAAHRIAPGKPVEIEVESLDELRQALAAGADIIMLDELNLEEMREAVRITAGKAKLEASGGVNETTLRVIAETGVDYISIGAMTKDVKAVDLSMRLSL from the coding sequence ATGCCGAACCTACGCCTCGCCGACCTGACCGCTGAAATCGAAGCCAACGTGCGCCGCGCGTTGTTGGAGGACATCGGCAGTGGCGATATCACTGCGCAGCTGATCCCGGCCGAGCGCCTGGCCAAGGCGACCATCATCACCCGCGAAGACTGCGTGATCGCCGGCACCGCCTGGGTCGATGCGGTGTTCCGCCAACTCGACCCTCGCGTGGCCGTGCACTGGCAGGTGGCCGATGGCGAGCGCGCCACCGCCAACCAGCCGCTGTTTCATCTGGAGGGCCCAGCGCGTTCACTGCTCAGTGGTGAGCGCAGTGCATTGAACTTCCTGCAGATGCTCTCGGGGGTCGCTACCCGTGCGCGCTTCCTGGCCGACCTGGTGGAGGGCACCCAGGTGCGCCTGCTGGACACCCGCAAGACCCTGCCGGGCCTGCGCCTGGCACAGAAGTATGCAGTGACCTGTGGCGGTTGTGACAACCACCGCATCGGCCTGTACGACGCTTTCCTGATCAAGGAAAACCACATCGCCGCCAGCGGCGGCGTTGCCGCGGCCGTGGCGGCGGCGCACCGCATTGCGCCGGGCAAGCCGGTGGAAATCGAAGTGGAAAGCCTGGATGAACTGCGCCAGGCGCTGGCCGCTGGTGCCGACATCATCATGCTCGACGAGCTGAACCTGGAAGAAATGCGCGAAGCCGTGCGCATTACCGCGGGCAAGGCCAAGCTGGAAGCCAGTGGCGGGGTCAACGAGACGACTTTGCGGGTGATTGCCGAGACAGGGGTTGACTACATCTCGATTGGTGCCATGACCAAGGATGTGAAGGCGGTGGACCTGTCCATGCGCTTGAGCCTGTGA
- the ampE gene encoding regulatory signaling modulator protein AmpE has protein sequence MSFLVLLLALWVEKFSALRHQVQRDGFFLGELVRLERSGKVHPWWTLAILVLAPVALLALLLHVLEPVAYGLLALPVHLLVLVYSLGRGDAKASLGPFRDAWRRGDDQAALHVAERDLGLAADEPNSLLVRVQGNLLWQVYQGFFAVIFWYFVLGPGAALAYRLLALCGEHSRQPALKARAEQLRHIMDWLPVRVLALSFALVGNFLAVTRVMLHEVLNWHISAGHLVARVGRIADDIPEEEDSQRGLGRLDSLWELLLRCAVLWYAGFALWTVLV, from the coding sequence ATGAGTTTTCTGGTGTTGTTGCTGGCGCTGTGGGTCGAGAAGTTCTCGGCCCTGCGCCATCAGGTGCAGCGCGACGGGTTCTTCCTTGGTGAGCTGGTGCGCCTGGAGCGCAGCGGCAAGGTGCACCCGTGGTGGACGCTGGCGATCCTGGTGTTGGCACCGGTAGCACTGCTGGCGTTGCTGCTGCATGTGCTGGAGCCGGTGGCGTATGGCTTGCTGGCGTTGCCGGTGCACCTGCTGGTGCTGGTTTACAGCCTGGGCCGCGGCGATGCCAAGGCATCGCTGGGGCCGTTCCGCGATGCCTGGCGGCGTGGTGATGACCAAGCCGCACTGCACGTGGCCGAGCGTGACCTGGGGTTGGCGGCCGACGAGCCGAACAGCCTGTTGGTACGGGTGCAGGGCAACCTGCTGTGGCAGGTGTACCAGGGCTTTTTCGCGGTGATCTTCTGGTACTTCGTGCTGGGCCCGGGCGCAGCCCTGGCCTATCGGCTGCTGGCGTTGTGCGGCGAGCACAGCAGGCAACCTGCGTTGAAGGCCCGTGCCGAGCAACTGAGGCACATCATGGACTGGCTGCCGGTACGGGTGCTGGCGTTGAGTTTTGCCCTGGTCGGCAACTTCCTCGCGGTGACCCGGGTAATGCTGCACGAGGTGTTGAACTGGCACATCAGCGCCGGACACCTGGTGGCCCGGGTCGGGCGCATTGCCGATGACATTCCCGAGGAAGAAGACAGCCAGCGCGGGCTGGGCCGGCTGGACAGCCTGTGGGAGCTGCTGCTGCGTTGCGCGGTGCTGTGGTATGCAGGGTTTGCGCTGTGGACGGTGCTGGTCTGA
- the ampD gene encoding 1,6-anhydro-N-acetylmuramyl-L-alanine amidase AmpD, protein MQLDRATGWFHGIGITHCPSPNFNARPEGESVSLLVIHNISLPPACFGTGKVQQFFQNRLDPDEHPYFASINHLTVSAHLFVERDGAVTQFVSLLDRAWHAGVSCFDGREGCNDFSIGIELEGTDELPYTDAQYAVLAQLTRQIRCAWPTIDLDRIQGHSDIAPQRKTDPGPAFDWPRYRQALQQNEDKA, encoded by the coding sequence ATGCAATTGGACCGTGCCACTGGCTGGTTCCACGGAATCGGAATCACCCACTGCCCCTCGCCGAACTTCAATGCCCGCCCCGAAGGCGAATCGGTTTCCCTGCTGGTGATTCACAACATCAGCCTGCCGCCGGCCTGCTTCGGTACCGGCAAGGTCCAGCAATTCTTCCAGAACCGCCTGGACCCCGACGAACACCCATACTTCGCCAGCATCAACCACCTGACCGTGTCGGCGCACCTGTTCGTCGAGCGTGATGGTGCGGTAACCCAGTTCGTGTCATTGCTCGACCGCGCCTGGCATGCTGGTGTGTCGTGCTTCGACGGGCGTGAAGGCTGTAACGATTTCTCCATCGGTATCGAGCTGGAAGGCACTGACGAGCTGCCTTATACCGATGCCCAGTATGCGGTGCTGGCGCAACTTACCCGGCAAATCCGCTGTGCCTGGCCGACCATCGACCTGGACCGCATTCAGGGCCATAGCGACATTGCCCCGCAGCGCAAGACCGACCCTGGCCCGGCGTTCGACTGGCCGCGCTACCGTCAGGCGCTGCAGCAAAACGAGGACAAGGCATGA
- a CDS encoding DUF1631 domain-containing protein produces MQNEGKVVPLAAAIDRGVRAPLPCLPVLLLQVRDKAALQLRQGLQDLFDNADDTLFEMADKAVDRHDQNLYFEAMRDLRLKRKSIERGFLDTFYDAFARIGQVDLWAHMVEPGNLGSKAQVERTAAIEGMVARVLSRDGIALQQLSLRLQVLLDRPLYEQHNPLGPAALCGYFLDAGRNLGVGLRVKLVLLKLFERYVLRDVDMIYGEANQLLAAAGVLPELPPAPRRRVEDRRVSTRRGSANLGQEGGADAAGQAFFAALQPLLAPVRGQFAPRLQAVAAAQPISTADLLRLLSHLQHYVPATHEADEFELGQQLEQLLLRVSVRSGTRRRIDVADEDMINLVGLLFAFIQNDDNLPASLRALIARLHIPLLKVALLDKGLFSRASHPARRLLNEIAGAAIGWECGGDGMRDSLHLRVERIVQRLLNDFAEDASLFAELLEDFLAFNQDERRRNELLEQRTRDAEEGRARAQQARQQVQHALNQRLRGRVLPQVVVQMLVQAWSQVLLLAWLKQGEASQAWRDALQTMDTLLASITPPHEPQALLQQVPGLLKALRDGLAGVALDSAATREFFLQLEQLHLRACAGNEVQPGKAGQPLSDVLVADDIVLTIAEEPACAPLQFADDQAAAVRQVERLRVGTWVEVLDEDEPLRCKLVARIDSSDRLVFANRTGMKVREWNAGSLAQALHRGDVRVLDDGLLFERALEAVLEGLRR; encoded by the coding sequence ATGCAGAATGAAGGCAAGGTGGTGCCCTTGGCGGCCGCCATCGACCGAGGCGTACGTGCGCCTCTGCCTTGCCTTCCGGTGTTGCTCCTGCAGGTGCGCGACAAGGCCGCCTTGCAGTTGCGCCAGGGCCTGCAGGACTTGTTCGACAACGCTGACGACACCCTCTTCGAAATGGCCGACAAGGCCGTCGATCGCCATGATCAGAACCTGTACTTCGAAGCCATGCGCGACCTGCGCCTGAAGCGCAAGAGCATCGAGCGTGGTTTTCTCGATACCTTCTATGATGCCTTCGCCCGTATCGGTCAGGTTGACCTGTGGGCGCACATGGTCGAGCCGGGCAACCTGGGCAGCAAGGCCCAGGTGGAGCGTACCGCCGCGATCGAAGGCATGGTCGCGCGGGTGCTGTCGCGCGACGGCATTGCCCTGCAGCAACTGAGCCTGCGCTTGCAGGTACTGCTTGACCGCCCCCTGTACGAGCAGCACAACCCGTTGGGGCCGGCTGCGCTGTGTGGCTACTTCCTTGATGCTGGCCGCAACCTGGGGGTCGGCCTGCGGGTCAAACTGGTCCTGCTCAAACTGTTCGAGCGCTATGTGCTGCGCGATGTCGACATGATTTATGGCGAAGCCAACCAGCTGCTGGCCGCCGCCGGTGTGCTGCCCGAGTTGCCGCCGGCACCGCGCCGGCGTGTAGAAGACCGGCGCGTGAGTACACGACGTGGGTCGGCGAACCTGGGACAAGAGGGGGGCGCGGACGCGGCAGGGCAGGCTTTCTTTGCCGCTTTGCAACCACTGCTGGCACCGGTGCGGGGGCAGTTCGCGCCTCGTTTGCAGGCGGTGGCTGCCGCACAGCCAATCAGCACCGCCGACTTGCTGCGCCTGCTTTCGCATTTGCAGCACTACGTGCCCGCTACCCACGAGGCCGACGAATTCGAGCTGGGTCAACAGCTTGAACAACTGCTGCTCAGGGTCAGCGTGCGCAGCGGCACACGCCGGCGCATCGACGTGGCTGACGAAGACATGATCAACCTGGTTGGCCTGCTGTTCGCCTTCATCCAGAACGACGACAACTTGCCGGCCAGCCTGCGCGCGCTGATCGCGCGTCTGCATATTCCACTGCTGAAAGTGGCGCTGCTGGACAAGGGCCTGTTCAGTCGGGCCAGTCACCCGGCCCGGCGGCTGCTCAACGAGATCGCCGGCGCGGCCATCGGCTGGGAGTGCGGCGGCGACGGCATGCGCGACAGCCTGCACCTGCGGGTGGAGCGTATCGTCCAGCGCCTGCTCAATGACTTTGCCGAAGATGCCAGCCTGTTCGCCGAACTGCTCGAAGACTTTCTTGCTTTCAACCAGGACGAGCGGCGGCGCAACGAGCTACTTGAACAGCGCACACGCGACGCCGAAGAGGGGCGCGCCCGGGCCCAGCAGGCCAGGCAGCAGGTGCAGCACGCACTTAACCAGCGTTTGCGCGGCCGGGTACTGCCGCAGGTGGTGGTACAGATGCTGGTGCAGGCCTGGAGCCAGGTGTTGCTGCTGGCTTGGCTCAAGCAGGGCGAGGCCTCCCAGGCCTGGCGGGATGCCTTGCAGACCATGGATACGCTACTGGCCAGCATCACCCCGCCGCATGAGCCGCAAGCCTTGCTGCAGCAGGTGCCGGGCCTGCTCAAGGCACTGCGCGATGGCTTGGCCGGCGTGGCCCTGGATTCAGCAGCGACTCGCGAATTCTTCCTGCAACTGGAGCAGTTGCATCTGCGCGCCTGCGCAGGTAACGAGGTGCAGCCTGGCAAAGCGGGCCAGCCCCTGAGTGACGTGCTGGTGGCTGATGATATCGTGCTGACCATTGCCGAAGAGCCCGCCTGCGCGCCATTGCAGTTTGCCGACGATCAGGCTGCGGCAGTGCGCCAGGTTGAGCGCCTGCGCGTCGGTACCTGGGTCGAGGTGCTGGATGAGGACGAACCGCTGCGCTGCAAACTGGTGGCGCGTATCGACAGCAGCGACCGGCTGGTTTTCGCCAACCGTACCGGTATGAAGGTGCGCGAATGGAACGCCGGTAGCCTGGCCCAGGCGCTGCACCGGGGCGACGTGCGGGTGCTGGATGACGGGCTGCTGTTCGAGCGGGCGCTGGAGGCGGTGCTCGAGGGCCTGCGGCGGTAG
- the cra gene encoding catabolite repressor/activator, which translates to MKLSDIARLAGVSVTTASYVINGKAEQQRISNSTVERVRAVVEAHGFTPNPQAAGLRSRHTRTLGFILPDLENPSYARIAKQLEQGARARGYQLLIASSDDQPDSERQLQQLFRARRCDALFVASCLPPEDDSYRELQDKGLPVIAIDRRLDPAHFCSVISDDRDASRQLAASLLNAAPRSIALIGARPELSVSQARAGGFDEALQGYAGEVRRYQGEAFSRECGQRLMQQLIDELGGLPDALVTTSYVLLQGVFDTLQARPADSRQLQLGTFGDNQLLDFLPLPVNAMAQQHGLIAATALELALAAIEDKRYEPGVHAVGRTFKQRITAA; encoded by the coding sequence GTGAAACTCAGCGATATCGCCCGTCTGGCCGGTGTGTCCGTGACCACTGCCAGCTACGTCATCAATGGCAAGGCCGAACAGCAGCGCATCAGCAACAGCACTGTCGAGCGGGTACGCGCGGTGGTCGAGGCCCACGGCTTCACCCCCAACCCGCAGGCCGCTGGCCTGCGCAGCCGGCATACCCGCACCCTGGGCTTCATTCTCCCGGATCTGGAGAACCCCAGCTACGCCCGCATCGCCAAGCAACTGGAACAAGGTGCCCGCGCCCGAGGCTACCAGTTGCTGATCGCCAGCAGTGACGACCAGCCCGACAGCGAGCGCCAGTTGCAGCAGCTGTTCCGCGCCCGCCGTTGCGACGCATTGTTCGTCGCCAGTTGCCTGCCGCCGGAAGACGACAGCTACCGCGAACTGCAGGACAAAGGCCTGCCGGTGATCGCCATCGACCGCCGCCTGGACCCTGCGCACTTCTGCTCGGTGATCAGCGACGACCGCGATGCCAGCCGCCAACTGGCGGCCAGCCTGCTGAACGCCGCGCCGCGCAGCATCGCGCTGATCGGTGCACGCCCCGAGCTGTCGGTCAGCCAGGCCCGTGCCGGCGGCTTCGACGAAGCGCTGCAGGGCTATGCCGGCGAAGTTCGCCGCTATCAGGGCGAAGCGTTCAGCCGTGAGTGCGGCCAGCGCCTGATGCAGCAGCTGATCGACGAGCTCGGCGGCTTGCCGGATGCCCTGGTGACCACCTCCTACGTGCTGCTGCAAGGGGTATTCGACACCCTGCAGGCGCGCCCTGCCGATTCGCGCCAACTACAACTGGGCACCTTTGGCGACAACCAGTTGCTCGACTTCCTGCCGCTGCCGGTGAATGCCATGGCCCAGCAGCATGGCCTGATTGCCGCCACCGCCCTGGAACTGGCACTGGCCGCGATCGAGGATAAACGCTACGAACCTGGCGTGCATGCCGTCGGTCGAACGTTCAAGCAACGGATTACAGCGGCCTGA